The Bradyrhizobium ottawaense genome window below encodes:
- a CDS encoding AraC family transcriptional regulator, which translates to MPPETEFDRDFARMDLPDLRINYDPVDPDQFDRPVTSFCLETSKDNDDLPLHSHRKGQLVVASHGSVMCRAPGGLWIVPPQGAVWIPAGVQHSNCVADFGKLYTVFIDPQVSMLPRTCCTLMITSLVRELIHRLSVFPPLYPLEGPTSRLGRVLLDELVQMSTTDEMYLPISPDARLQHLATSLLNNPGDRSTMDEVASRYAMSESTFARFIAKETGMTFGRWRQRLHILIAMQRLTAGTSVQAVSLELGYETPSAFITMFKKTMGKSPRRFLAERSRLINSDSLP; encoded by the coding sequence ATGCCGCCCGAGACCGAGTTCGATCGCGATTTTGCGCGAATGGATCTGCCCGATCTTCGGATCAACTATGATCCTGTCGATCCGGATCAGTTCGATCGTCCCGTCACTTCATTCTGTCTCGAAACCAGCAAAGACAACGACGACCTGCCGCTGCACTCACACCGCAAAGGCCAATTGGTCGTCGCATCTCACGGCTCGGTGATGTGCCGGGCGCCCGGCGGCTTGTGGATCGTGCCTCCGCAAGGCGCGGTATGGATCCCGGCCGGCGTGCAGCACAGCAATTGCGTGGCCGATTTCGGCAAACTCTACACAGTGTTCATCGATCCGCAGGTCAGCATGCTGCCGCGGACCTGCTGCACGCTGATGATCACGTCGCTGGTGCGGGAATTGATCCACCGCCTCTCGGTGTTCCCACCGCTCTATCCGCTGGAAGGACCGACCAGCCGTCTCGGCCGGGTTTTGCTCGACGAACTCGTGCAGATGTCGACGACGGATGAAATGTATTTGCCGATCTCCCCCGACGCCCGTCTTCAACACCTCGCGACCTCCTTGTTGAATAATCCGGGCGACCGCAGCACGATGGACGAAGTCGCCTCGCGCTACGCGATGAGCGAGAGTACCTTCGCACGCTTCATAGCCAAGGAAACGGGGATGACCTTCGGGCGCTGGCGCCAGCGTCTCCACATTCTGATCGCCATGCAACGCCTCACGGCGGGCACTTCGGTCCAGGCCGTGTCGCTGGAACTGGGGTACGAAACCCCCAGCGCGTTCATCACGATGTTCAAGAAGACGATGGGAAAGAGCCCCCGCCGCTTCCTTGCCGAGCGGTCGCGCCTGATTAATTCGGACAGTTTGCCCTAG
- the mdeB gene encoding alpha-ketoglutarate dehydrogenase, whose amino-acid sequence MTAHIDPPRKVVNADQDAVETADWLASLGSLHHSAGAERVRYILAALDRRAKELGVLPDSPPFSPYRNSIPLEQQKPYPGDIAIETRLTAIIRWNALAMVVRANKAYGELGGHVASYASAAEIFEVGFNHFFRASSSESEGDLVYFQPHSSPGVYARAYLEGRLSDENLKLYRQELSGPGLSSYPHPWLMPEFWQVPSASMGLGPISAIYQARFMKYLQHRGLVQTAGRHVWGVFGDGEMDEPESIAGLALAARENLDNLTFVVNCNLQRLDGPVRGNGQVIQELESLFQGAGWNVIKVLWGSDWDDIFARDSKHALLRKFADTVDGKYQTLGAKDGAYNLAHFFSEDPEVRALVAHMSDVDIDGLKRGGHDFKKLFAAFAAAKDIKGRPTVILAKTKKGYGMGGAGESRMTSHQAKKLDVDALYAFRDRFALPLSNEQVEDLEFFRPAEDSAEIQYLRARRAALGGYMPARRRASAALPVPPLQSYAEFALRGDGKETSTTMAIVRLFTNLLKDKTLGPRIVPIVADEARTFGMANLFRQVGIYSPAGQLYEPEDAGSMLYYKEAIDGQLLEEGITEAGAISSWTAAATSYSIHNFPLLPFYIYYSMFGFQRVGDLIWAAADQRARGFLIGATAGRTTLGGEGLQHQDGSSHLMAATVPNCRAYDPAFSYEVAVIVDHGMRSMLEQGNDEFYYLTAMNENYAQPSMPDDARDGIIKGLYRVLPSADGPAKIRLVGSGAILPEALAAAAMLQSEWKVACEVWSATSFSELAREARDVERTNRLSPLSTPVESHVVQCLGGKVPIVAASDYVRAYPQLIGSYIEAPYTVLGTDGFGRSDTRAALRSFFEVDRKQIVVAALSALAKLGQVAREQVAEAIASYELPTGVASPWSR is encoded by the coding sequence ATGACTGCACACATCGATCCGCCACGCAAGGTCGTCAACGCCGATCAGGATGCGGTCGAAACCGCCGATTGGCTCGCCTCGCTTGGATCGCTCCACCACAGCGCCGGTGCCGAGCGCGTGCGTTACATCCTGGCTGCGCTCGATCGGCGCGCGAAGGAGCTCGGCGTTCTGCCGGACTCTCCGCCGTTTTCGCCCTATCGCAATTCTATTCCGCTCGAGCAGCAGAAGCCCTACCCCGGCGACATCGCGATCGAGACCCGCCTGACGGCGATCATTCGCTGGAACGCGCTCGCGATGGTGGTCCGTGCCAACAAGGCCTATGGGGAGCTCGGCGGGCACGTCGCCAGCTACGCCTCGGCCGCGGAGATTTTCGAAGTCGGTTTCAATCATTTCTTTCGCGCGTCAAGCTCCGAGTCGGAGGGCGACTTGGTGTATTTCCAGCCGCATTCGTCCCCCGGAGTCTATGCACGAGCGTATCTCGAAGGCCGACTGTCGGACGAAAATCTGAAGCTGTATCGCCAGGAACTGAGCGGCCCCGGTCTGTCGTCCTATCCGCATCCCTGGCTGATGCCGGAGTTCTGGCAGGTGCCGTCGGCGTCGATGGGCCTTGGGCCAATCAGCGCGATCTACCAGGCGCGGTTCATGAAGTATCTGCAGCATCGCGGCCTGGTGCAGACGGCTGGTCGTCACGTCTGGGGTGTGTTCGGCGACGGCGAGATGGACGAGCCGGAATCGATCGCCGGGCTCGCCCTGGCGGCGCGGGAAAATCTCGACAACCTCACCTTCGTCGTCAATTGCAACCTGCAGCGCCTGGATGGGCCGGTCCGCGGCAACGGGCAGGTGATTCAGGAACTCGAATCACTTTTCCAGGGCGCCGGCTGGAACGTAATCAAGGTGCTGTGGGGATCGGACTGGGACGATATCTTCGCGCGCGATAGCAAGCATGCGCTGCTGCGCAAATTCGCCGACACCGTCGATGGCAAATATCAGACGCTCGGCGCCAAGGATGGGGCCTACAACCTCGCCCACTTCTTCAGCGAGGATCCCGAGGTCCGGGCGCTAGTTGCGCACATGTCGGACGTGGATATCGACGGCCTTAAGCGCGGTGGCCACGACTTCAAGAAGCTGTTCGCGGCCTTTGCCGCCGCGAAAGACATTAAGGGTCGGCCGACCGTCATTCTGGCGAAGACCAAGAAGGGCTACGGCATGGGCGGCGCCGGCGAGTCGCGCATGACGTCGCACCAGGCCAAGAAGCTCGATGTCGACGCGCTGTATGCGTTCCGCGACCGGTTCGCCCTGCCGCTCAGCAACGAGCAAGTCGAGGATCTGGAATTCTTCAGGCCTGCGGAAGACAGCGCGGAAATTCAGTACCTGCGCGCCCGTCGCGCGGCACTCGGTGGCTACATGCCGGCGCGGCGACGCGCTTCGGCGGCGCTGCCGGTGCCGCCGCTGCAATCCTACGCGGAGTTCGCGCTGCGCGGCGACGGCAAGGAGACGTCGACCACGATGGCGATCGTGCGGCTGTTCACCAATTTGCTCAAGGACAAAACGCTCGGCCCGCGCATCGTCCCGATCGTCGCCGACGAAGCCCGCACCTTCGGAATGGCGAACCTGTTCAGACAGGTCGGCATCTACTCGCCGGCGGGACAGCTCTACGAGCCGGAAGATGCCGGTTCGATGCTGTACTACAAGGAAGCGATCGACGGTCAATTGCTGGAGGAGGGGATCACCGAGGCGGGGGCGATTTCGTCATGGACCGCGGCGGCGACCTCCTATAGCATCCATAACTTCCCGTTGCTGCCGTTCTATATCTACTATTCGATGTTCGGCTTTCAGCGGGTCGGCGATCTGATCTGGGCGGCGGCGGACCAGCGCGCGCGTGGCTTTTTGATCGGGGCGACGGCCGGCCGGACGACGCTCGGCGGCGAAGGCTTGCAGCATCAGGACGGGTCCAGCCATCTGATGGCGGCGACCGTTCCGAACTGCCGGGCCTACGATCCGGCATTCTCCTACGAGGTGGCCGTCATCGTCGATCACGGCATGCGGTCGATGCTCGAGCAGGGCAACGACGAGTTCTATTACCTCACGGCGATGAACGAGAACTATGCGCAGCCCTCGATGCCCGACGATGCACGCGACGGCATCATCAAGGGTCTCTATCGGGTTCTGCCGAGCGCTGACGGGCCGGCGAAGATCAGGCTGGTCGGCTCGGGCGCCATTCTCCCGGAGGCGCTCGCCGCCGCAGCGATGCTGCAAAGCGAATGGAAAGTGGCCTGTGAAGTCTGGTCGGCAACGAGCTTTTCCGAGCTGGCGCGGGAGGCGCGCGATGTGGAGCGAACTAATCGGCTCTCGCCACTGTCGACCCCGGTCGAGAGCCACGTCGTACAATGCCTCGGCGGCAAGGTGCCGATCGTCGCGGCATCGGATTATGTCCGGGCGTATCCGCAACTGATCGGTTCTTACATCGAGGCGCCCTATACGGTGCTGGGCACCGACGGCTTCGGGCGCAGCGATACACGCGCCGCGCTGAGATCGTTCTTCGAGGTCGATCGCAAGCAGATCGTCGTTGCGGCGCTCTCGGCGCTGGCAAAATTGGGTCAAGTGGCGCGTGAGCAGGTCGCCGAAGCCATCGCCAGCTACGAATTGCCGACCGGCGTTGCATCGCCTTGGTCGCGCTGA
- a CDS encoding 2-oxo acid dehydrogenase subunit E2 — translation MSRSIEVVLPDIGDYKDVPVVEINVSVGDEVTIDMPLLSIESDKATMEVPSPAAGTVAKLMIDVGVRVSQGSVLMVLEGRGESTAPPPATASAPQVEQRISQQEALSRPAPVAPVDDSRARAQQPQLSGAAHASPSVRALARELGVTLDSVVPTGPKGRTLREDVAAFVNGLVRSRPATAPEPGAPVDWPKVDFERYGAVERLPLTRIQKLTGTNLSRNWSVIPHVTNFDRADVTDAEAFRQLANAEAAKDTAKLTMVSLLIKAAALALQKYPRFNSSLDGDELILKHYVHIGVAVDTPRGLVVPVIRDCDKKGFRQIAAEMRSLADKARAGQLASSDMQGGCFSVSSLGGIGGQGFTPIINAPEVAILGAGRAATEAVWNGREFEPRLILPMSLSWDHRVVDGVAGARFLGFVASVLSDLRRFAL, via the coding sequence ATGTCTCGTTCAATTGAAGTCGTTCTGCCAGATATTGGGGACTACAAGGATGTTCCGGTAGTCGAAATCAATGTGTCGGTCGGCGACGAGGTCACGATCGACATGCCGTTGCTGTCGATCGAGTCCGACAAGGCGACGATGGAGGTGCCATCCCCGGCCGCAGGCACGGTGGCCAAACTGATGATCGACGTCGGGGTGCGGGTTTCTCAAGGTTCGGTTCTGATGGTCCTCGAAGGGCGCGGCGAATCCACCGCGCCTCCGCCGGCGACTGCGTCGGCACCGCAGGTGGAGCAACGGATCTCGCAGCAGGAGGCGCTGTCACGGCCGGCGCCCGTGGCTCCAGTCGATGACTCGCGAGCACGTGCACAGCAGCCGCAGCTTAGCGGGGCGGCGCATGCATCGCCGTCGGTCCGCGCTTTGGCGCGTGAGCTCGGCGTGACGCTGGACTCTGTCGTGCCCACAGGCCCCAAGGGCCGGACTTTGCGCGAGGATGTGGCGGCCTTCGTCAACGGACTGGTGCGATCGAGACCGGCGACGGCGCCTGAGCCCGGCGCCCCGGTCGATTGGCCCAAGGTGGATTTCGAGAGGTACGGCGCGGTCGAGCGCCTGCCGCTGACACGGATCCAGAAGCTGACCGGTACGAACCTCTCGCGCAACTGGAGCGTCATTCCCCATGTAACGAATTTCGACAGAGCGGATGTGACCGACGCCGAAGCCTTTCGTCAACTCGCCAATGCCGAGGCCGCGAAGGACACGGCGAAGCTCACCATGGTGTCGCTGCTGATCAAGGCCGCGGCCTTGGCGCTGCAGAAATACCCGCGCTTCAATTCGTCGCTCGATGGCGATGAGTTGATCCTCAAGCACTATGTCCACATCGGCGTCGCTGTCGACACGCCGAGAGGTCTGGTCGTGCCGGTGATCCGGGACTGCGATAAGAAGGGCTTTCGGCAAATTGCCGCGGAGATGCGCTCGCTCGCCGACAAGGCGCGCGCGGGGCAGCTCGCGTCGAGCGACATGCAGGGCGGCTGTTTCTCGGTGTCGTCTCTCGGAGGCATCGGCGGTCAGGGATTTACGCCCATCATCAACGCGCCCGAGGTGGCGATCCTCGGCGCCGGGCGGGCCGCCACCGAGGCGGTCTGGAACGGCCGCGAGTTTGAACCGCGCCTCATCCTTCCGATGAGTCTGTCGTGGGATCACCGGGTCGTCGACGGCGTGGCTGGGGCCCGGTTCCTGGGCTTCGTCGCGTCGGTGCTCTCCGATCTGCGGCGCTTCGCGTTGTGA